The DNA segment GGTCTGGCGAATCAGGGTCGGCGAGCGCAGGATGTTGCTCTCGGTTTCCATGTCGGCCAGGGTCGGTGGAATGAAGCGGTCGGCTTCCTGGGTCAGCGCCGAACTGGTGTCGCTCTGTGAGAGTTTCTTCGACTGCACGATGACCTCAGCGGTGATGTCGTAGCTCTGCTTGAGCACGAACGGCAGCACCAGGGCGATCACCGCAAACACCAGGAACACCCGCTTGGCCAACTGCTTATTGGCGAAAAAGATGCGGAAGAACTCATGCACATAGTTTTCTTTGGGTTGCGTCGTCATGGTTCGATCCCCGGTCAGTTGTTGTCGTCTTTGTTGTCGACGCGATAGCTGAAGCTGAAGCCGAAGCCCTGGAACAGCACGACGTCAGCCAATTGCCGGGACAGCTCGCCGGCACTGGCCAGCTTGCTCTTGGGCACATAGAGCATGTCTTCGGGCTGCAGGTAGGCGATCTTCTGGCTGCCACCGGAGAGGGCCTGGTCGACGTCGTAGTTGTAGGCATGCACGGTGTTGCCGTTACGGCGCATGATCACCACCGAGCCGAGCTTGGCCTTGAGGGTCGGGCCGCGGGCCAGGGTCAGTGCTTCGAGCACCGATACCGGCCGGCGGATCTGGAAGGCACCCGGCTGGCCGACTTCACCCAGGACATAGATCTCGTTGGCAGCGGTTGACTTGAGCAGCACGTCGACCGTCATCCGGCCCGGCAGGCTGGCGTAGCGCTCGTTGAGGTAGTCGCGCAGTTGGTTGACGGTCATGCCTTGCAGCGGCACCGAACCAATTTCCGGGAAGGTCGCGCGGCCGTCGGTACCGACCGTGATGTCGCGGCTCATGCCGGTGCCAGGGTGGGTCAGGGTGTTCTTCAGGGTGACCTCATTGGTCATCGGGCTGATCACCCGCAACGTCACCTGGTCGCGGTTGTTCTGGAACACGCGCTTGTTGCGGTAGGCCTCGCGGATGGCGTTTTCAGCTTCGCCCGGGGTCATCCCTTCGACCTTGACCGTCGAGTTGGTGCTGGGCAGGGTAATGGTGCCGTCTGGTTGCACCAGCTGGCTGCCGTTGAGGCCGCTGGCGGCCATGAAGTTGAGGTCGATGCTGTCGCCCGACTGGATGCGATAGGCGCCAGCACTGGTGCCGCTGATGTGGAAGATCACTTCCAGCACGTCTTGCGGGCGCAGCACCTGCTCGCGCCGCGCCACTTCGGTGGCCTGGCTGTCTTCGGGCGCAGCAGTGAGGATCTGCACCGGCATCTCGCGGTTATCCTGGCTGGCGCAACCGGTCAGGACCAGCAGGCACAGGGCAATGGATGGGTATCTCATGGGTCTCTCCTGTACCGGCCTAGAGGTTGTTGTACAGCCACTTGGGCATGTAGTACTTGCGCTTGTTGAACACGCTACCGATCAGGCGCGCGCCGGCCTGGGTCAGGCGCTGGGCGGCGGCCTGGGCGACTTCCTTGCGGGTCTCCTCGGCGCACACCACCAGGATCACGCCATCGACCAGGGTGCCGATCACCAGGCTGTCGGCGCTGGCATAGATCGCTTCGCCGTCGATCACCACGAAGCGGTACTGGCCGCCGAGCTGGTGCAGCAGCACGCGCAGGCGCTCAGGATCGAGCGCGGCGCGCCCGCGCTTCCAGGTGCCCCCGGGGAGGATGTCGAACAGTTGATCGGACAGGCGCACGATGCAGTCCTGGGCCAGTGGCGGGGTGTCTTGGTCGAACAACAGGTCGGTGTACCCGCGCAGCTTGCCCAGACCCAGTTGCTGACTGAGGCCACCGGTGCTGTTGCTGCTGTCGATCAGCAGCACGGCGCCGGCGCTCATTAGCGCCAGTTGGCTGGCGAACGCCAGCGCGCTGGTACTGGTACCGCTGCCGGTGTTGGCCGCGGTCAGCAGCAAGGTGCGCTGCTCCAGGTCAAGAACGGTGGCGGTCAGGTTGGTCTCGCTCGGGGTGGCGATACTCAGGCTTCTCGAAGTGGAACCGTCCATCTCAACTTGCTCCGTGGCCAGTGAACACTTTGAACGGGGTCTTGAAGAGGATCTTCAGATCCAGCATCAGGCTCTGTTCGTTGATGTAGCTAAGGTCGAGCTCTACGCGTTGGTCAAAATCGATGTTGCTGCGCCCGGAGATCTGCCACAGGCCGGTCATGCCGGGGTAGATCGACAGCCGCGCGAGGTGGTTGTCCTTGTAGCGGTAGGCGTTGAAAGAGGTGGGGCGGGGGCCTACCAGGCGCATGTCGCCGGTGACCACGTTGATCAGGTTGGGCAGCTCGTCCAGGCTGCTGCGGCGCAGCCAACTGCCCACCGAGGTGATGCGCGGATCCTTGTCGATCTTGAAGTCGATGGCGTCGGCGCCGTGTTTGTTCAGGTGGCGCACCGAGTCCTTGAGCGCTTCGGCATTGGCGACCATGGTGCGGAACTTGAACATGCCGAACAGGCGGCCGCGGTAGCCGGTGCGTTTTTGCACGAAAAATACCGGGCCTGGGCTTGAGGTCTTGATCAGTATTGCCAGCACCAGCAACATCGGCGACAGCAACAGCAGCAGAACCACCGCCGCGATGCCGGACAACACCCGGTTGGTGCGTGACAAGGTCCACGGGCGCCCGCCCACCCGGCCGGTGATCCAACCGCGACCTTGCATGTGGATGGCCGCATCGATACGTTGCCGATGCGCCGGATCCATCCGTTTATCCTGGTATAGCGCCTGTAGTTGCGCGCTTTTAGGTTGTCCTGTCATACCGCCCTCCGTTGATCGGACTGCTCGCCAGCACGGTTGGCCTCCAAGGCGGTGTGCGAGTAGTACTCTTGAAACCAGGCGACGAACCGCCTGAGCCCTTCATCCAGGGAAATACGTGGGGTAAAGCCGGTCACCTGAGCCAAGGCGCTGGCGTCGGCGCAGGTGGCCAGCACGTCGCCCGGTTGCAGTGGCAGCAGCTCGATCACGGCGTTGCGCTGCAGGTGGCGCTCCAGCACGGCCAGGTAGTCGAGCAGTTCCACCGGGCGTTGCCCGCCGATGTTGAACAGCCGCCACGGCGCTTGGCTGCTGGCCGGATCAGGTTCCAGGGCGTTCCAGTCCGAATTGCCTGCCGGGGGGTGGGGCATCAGCCGCACCAGGCTCTCGACGATGTCGTCGATGTAGGTGAAATCGCGTTGGTGGCGGCCGTGGTTGAACAGCTGGATGGGCCGGCCTTCGCTGATCGCCTTGGCAAACTGCATTGGCGACATGTCCGGGCGGCCCCAGGGGCCATACACGGTAAAGAAGCGCAGGCCGCTACAAGCAATGCCGAACAGGTGGCTGTAGCTGTGGGCCATCGCCTCGTTGGCTTTTTTCGTAGCCGCGTACAGCGACAGCGGATGATCGACCGCGTCCTGGACCCGATAAGGCGTGCGCTGGTTGGCGCCGTACACCGAACTGGACGAGGCGTACAGTAGGTGGCGCACCGGATGACGGCG comes from the Pseudomonas urmiensis genome and includes:
- a CDS encoding sugar transferase; amino-acid sequence: MTGQPKSAQLQALYQDKRMDPAHRQRIDAAIHMQGRGWITGRVGGRPWTLSRTNRVLSGIAAVVLLLLLSPMLLVLAILIKTSSPGPVFFVQKRTGYRGRLFGMFKFRTMVANAEALKDSVRHLNKHGADAIDFKIDKDPRITSVGSWLRRSSLDELPNLINVVTGDMRLVGPRPTSFNAYRYKDNHLARLSIYPGMTGLWQISGRSNIDFDQRVELDLSYINEQSLMLDLKILFKTPFKVFTGHGAS
- a CDS encoding NAD-dependent epimerase produces the protein MKVLVTGAAGFIGAHTCLRLLRDGHEVVGLDNFNDYYDPALKHARLRWVREQADDFEVHRLDLVDRDGVARLFAIERPEVVIHLAAQAGVRYSLQNPQAYVDSNLAGFLNILEGCRRHPVRHLLYASSSSVYGANQRTPYRVQDAVDHPLSLYAATKKANEAMAHSYSHLFGIACSGLRFFTVYGPWGRPDMSPMQFAKAISEGRPIQLFNHGRHQRDFTYIDDIVESLVRLMPHPPAGNSDWNALEPDPASSQAPWRLFNIGGQRPVELLDYLAVLERHLQRNAVIELLPLQPGDVLATCADASALAQVTGFTPRISLDEGLRRFVAWFQEYYSHTALEANRAGEQSDQRRAV
- a CDS encoding polysaccharide biosynthesis/export family protein; amino-acid sequence: MRYPSIALCLLVLTGCASQDNREMPVQILTAAPEDSQATEVARREQVLRPQDVLEVIFHISGTSAGAYRIQSGDSIDLNFMAASGLNGSQLVQPDGTITLPSTNSTVKVEGMTPGEAENAIREAYRNKRVFQNNRDQVTLRVISPMTNEVTLKNTLTHPGTGMSRDITVGTDGRATFPEIGSVPLQGMTVNQLRDYLNERYASLPGRMTVDVLLKSTAANEIYVLGEVGQPGAFQIRRPVSVLEALTLARGPTLKAKLGSVVIMRRNGNTVHAYNYDVDQALSGGSQKIAYLQPEDMLYVPKSKLASAGELSRQLADVVLFQGFGFSFSYRVDNKDDNN
- a CDS encoding CpsD/CapB family tyrosine-protein kinase, with the translated sequence MDGSTSRSLSIATPSETNLTATVLDLEQRTLLLTAANTGSGTSTSALAFASQLALMSAGAVLLIDSSNSTGGLSQQLGLGKLRGYTDLLFDQDTPPLAQDCIVRLSDQLFDILPGGTWKRGRAALDPERLRVLLHQLGGQYRFVVIDGEAIYASADSLVIGTLVDGVILVVCAEETRKEVAQAAAQRLTQAGARLIGSVFNKRKYYMPKWLYNNL